Proteins from a single region of Deinococcus malanensis:
- a CDS encoding UbiA family prenyltransferase: protein MPNPAPLPLLPFHRLLTVSRPALWINTVGTLATGLWLTGHLYRLDASLLALLVYLTLPFNLLIYGLNDLSDREEDARSSRKGGWQGARLTPAEVSPLLCSTLLLNAPFLVGLALLLPLKAMLLLLGSAGLFAAYSLPPLRLKTRPVLDGLSNVSYALPLALPALVLGAQGTGAPLLALMAYSVGKHAFDAAQDIPADRSAGTHTVATTLGVRGTARYALVWFLLAGVCLWPVSRLTALALWLTCTGMALALHTRPTSQRASELYPLSIVTPWIVGAVAGVQLVARLVRGG from the coding sequence GTGCCGAACCCTGCCCCACTTCCTCTCTTGCCTTTCCACCGGTTGCTGACCGTTTCGCGTCCAGCGCTGTGGATCAATACCGTGGGCACGCTGGCCACTGGCCTGTGGCTGACCGGCCACCTCTACCGGCTGGATGCCAGCCTGCTGGCCCTGCTGGTGTATCTGACCCTGCCCTTCAACCTGCTGATCTACGGCCTGAACGACCTGTCCGACCGCGAGGAGGACGCGCGGTCAAGCCGTAAGGGAGGGTGGCAGGGCGCGCGCCTGACGCCGGCCGAGGTCAGCCCCCTCCTGTGCTCCACGCTGCTGCTGAATGCGCCCTTCCTGGTGGGTCTTGCGCTGCTGCTGCCGCTAAAGGCAATGTTGCTGCTGCTGGGTTCGGCCGGGCTGTTCGCGGCTTACAGTCTTCCGCCTCTGCGCCTGAAGACGCGGCCCGTGCTGGACGGTCTGAGTAACGTGTCCTATGCGTTACCGCTGGCTCTGCCGGCGCTGGTCCTGGGTGCCCAGGGAACCGGGGCACCGCTGCTGGCCCTGATGGCCTATTCGGTTGGCAAGCACGCCTTTGACGCTGCTCAGGACATTCCTGCTGACCGTTCGGCGGGCACTCATACGGTGGCCACCACGCTGGGGGTCCGCGGGACCGCCCGGTATGCCCTGGTGTGGTTCCTGCTGGCCGGCGTCTGCCTGTGGCCGGTCAGCCGCCTGACCGCCCTGGCGCTGTGGCTGACCTGTACGGGGATGGCTCTTGCACTGCATACGCGGCCCACGTCTCAGCGGGCCTCCGAGCTGTATCCGCTGAGCATCGTGACCCCCTGGATCGTGGGTGCGGTGGCGGGGGTGCAACTGGTCGCCCGGCTGGTGCGGGGGGGCTGA
- a CDS encoding phosphoribosyltransferase family protein, which translates to MDSLMVTIGGVSRTLPTVRTGNLGRVPLVEFVGDSEFTNAVAQEMLRLIPDGSEVLLTVVTNALPLTHEISDRSGLPYVCVRKKRRTYMQDPLIQDVPSMTLGVSETLWLDGPHAARLKGKRVAIVQDVIASGGTAQALTRFVERAGGSVSGYLAAFRQGETTLPVQYLQELPRSL; encoded by the coding sequence ATGGATTCTCTCATGGTGACCATTGGTGGCGTCAGCCGTACCCTGCCCACTGTCCGCACGGGCAATCTGGGCCGAGTGCCGCTGGTGGAGTTTGTAGGTGACAGTGAATTCACGAACGCCGTAGCGCAGGAGATGCTGCGTCTGATTCCTGATGGCTCCGAGGTCCTGCTGACGGTGGTCACCAACGCGCTTCCGCTGACGCATGAAATCAGTGACCGCAGTGGCCTGCCGTACGTGTGCGTGCGCAAGAAACGCCGCACCTATATGCAAGATCCCCTGATTCAGGACGTGCCCAGCATGACCCTGGGTGTTTCCGAGACCCTGTGGCTCGATGGACCGCATGCTGCCCGCCTGAAGGGAAAGCGCGTGGCTATCGTGCAGGACGTGATCGCCTCTGGCGGTACGGCTCAGGCCCTGACCCGCTTCGTGGAACGTGCCGGGGGCAGTGTCAGCGGCTATCTTGCCGCCTTCCGTCAGGGCGAGACGACGCTGCCGGTCCAGTACCTGCAGGAACTTCCCCGCAGTCTGTAA
- a CDS encoding phosphoribosyltransferase family protein, giving the protein MRTHKVQVGPVTRELPIVEVAPGVSVALFNMLGDTEVTEAAGAELARMLPAGVDVLVTPEVKALSLAHVISRESGKPYIVIRKTQKPYMVEPVAREVVSITTGKPQLLVLDGFDVSKIRGHKVAIVDDVVSSGGTLHSLRQIIEEVGGEVAAVIAVFTEGQERPEVTALGHLPLFPSEAERS; this is encoded by the coding sequence GTGAGAACGCATAAGGTTCAGGTGGGCCCGGTCACCCGTGAATTGCCCATCGTGGAAGTCGCTCCAGGGGTTAGCGTCGCCCTGTTCAACATGCTGGGTGACACCGAGGTCACCGAGGCGGCCGGCGCCGAACTGGCCCGGATGCTGCCCGCTGGGGTCGACGTGCTGGTGACTCCTGAGGTCAAGGCCCTGTCGCTGGCCCACGTGATCAGCCGGGAAAGCGGCAAGCCGTACATCGTGATCCGTAAGACCCAGAAGCCCTACATGGTGGAACCGGTCGCACGCGAGGTGGTCAGTATCACCACCGGTAAACCGCAACTGCTGGTGCTGGACGGTTTTGACGTATCCAAGATCCGCGGCCACAAGGTGGCCATTGTCGATGACGTGGTTTCCAGTGGCGGCACGCTGCATTCGCTGCGGCAGATCATCGAGGAAGTCGGTGGGGAGGTCGCGGCTGTCATTGCCGTCTTTACCGAGGGGCAGGAGCGTCCTGAAGTCACTGCGTTGGGCCATCTGCCGCTGTTTCCCAGTGAGGCTGAGCGGAGCTGA
- a CDS encoding DUF4395 domain-containing protein — protein MTVLPSTTAVRGFTRTDLSALKFNQLAVVVVTLLAITLMLPVLTLVLSAAMLTGALCPELSPLRAAYQALGPRFGLKPEVVEEDPRAHHFAQGVGGACLLASAMLTLWGLTAAGSVLGLLVIALATLNLSRKICMGCLMYFQYRRMRFALLRR, from the coding sequence ATGACCGTTTTGCCCTCCACCACAGCCGTGCGCGGTTTCACCCGCACCGACCTCAGTGCGCTGAAATTCAATCAGCTCGCCGTGGTGGTGGTGACCCTGCTGGCCATCACGTTGATGCTGCCGGTCTTGACCCTCGTGCTGAGCGCCGCCATGCTGACCGGCGCGCTGTGCCCGGAGCTCTCTCCCCTGCGCGCCGCTTATCAGGCACTGGGTCCCAGGTTCGGCCTGAAGCCTGAAGTGGTCGAGGAAGATCCCCGCGCTCACCACTTTGCCCAGGGTGTGGGCGGCGCCTGCCTGCTGGCCTCGGCCATGCTGACCCTTTGGGGCCTGACCGCCGCAGGCAGCGTGCTTGGCCTGCTGGTTATAGCCCTGGCCACACTGAACCTCTCCAGGAAAATCTGTATGGGCTGTCTGATGTATTTCCAGTACCGCCGAATGCGTTTCGCCCTGCTGCGACGCTGA
- a CDS encoding nitrite/sulfite reductase, translating to MSDIEALKKEIPPFQIFDLIPEYAAQGFIDPERIDLLKWAGVYPQRPQEDGFLMMRVRVPTAEFSSATLREVANIAEEYGRGFLDVTDRQAFQFHWLTIDKIPQIFERLEPLGLHPKGACGDTVRAVIASPLAGLDAREIMDIRPIALAMEGTLTGNPDFQDLPRKFKMSITAVPELEGIHMINDIGFLAHRVNGEIGFDVWVGGGLGAVAHLAKRLGVFIRPEEVVEVGQAIAGAYRDHGYRQNRKKSRLKFLIKDLGVEKFREIVENDYLGRKLQDGPAAPVARFGGNDVLGVNPQADGLNYVVVATTVGRIDPLKARKLAELAERFGRGVLRTTAFQNMVIPHVRTEDLAELTAELDTIALAPKTTLRGTTIACTGTQFCRLALTETKARTANLVDHLEPKFLELDVPFTINLTGCSNACTRYQVADLGFMGANKTDPDGTVHEVYNVHLAGSIGQAQRTGTKLKGAVHAERLNEYTEAVLTDFSANKLPEESFVEYADRVGHERFTPDAVLGPKELVSV from the coding sequence ATGAGTGACATTGAAGCCCTGAAGAAAGAAATTCCGCCGTTCCAGATCTTCGACCTGATTCCGGAGTACGCCGCCCAGGGCTTTATCGACCCCGAGCGTATCGATCTGCTGAAGTGGGCGGGCGTGTACCCGCAGCGCCCCCAGGAAGACGGGTTCCTGATGATGCGCGTGCGCGTACCCACCGCCGAGTTCTCCAGCGCCACCCTGCGCGAGGTGGCCAACATCGCTGAGGAGTACGGGCGCGGCTTTCTGGACGTCACCGACCGTCAGGCCTTCCAGTTCCACTGGCTGACCATCGACAAGATCCCCCAGATCTTCGAGCGCCTTGAACCGCTGGGCCTGCACCCGAAGGGAGCCTGCGGCGATACCGTGCGCGCCGTGATCGCCTCGCCGCTGGCCGGCCTGGACGCCCGCGAAATCATGGACATCCGTCCCATTGCCCTGGCCATGGAAGGCACCCTGACCGGCAACCCTGACTTTCAGGACCTGCCGCGCAAGTTCAAGATGAGTATTACGGCCGTGCCTGAACTTGAAGGCATCCACATGATCAACGACATCGGTTTCCTGGCGCACCGCGTGAACGGCGAGATCGGGTTCGACGTGTGGGTGGGCGGCGGCCTGGGAGCCGTGGCGCACCTTGCCAAGCGCCTGGGTGTGTTCATCCGCCCCGAGGAAGTCGTGGAGGTCGGGCAGGCGATTGCAGGCGCGTACCGCGACCACGGTTACCGCCAGAACCGCAAGAAGAGCCGCCTGAAGTTTTTGATCAAGGACCTGGGCGTGGAGAAGTTCCGTGAGATCGTCGAGAACGACTACCTGGGCCGCAAGCTGCAGGACGGTCCCGCCGCGCCGGTCGCCCGCTTTGGCGGCAATGATGTGCTGGGTGTCAATCCCCAGGCCGATGGTCTGAACTACGTGGTCGTGGCGACCACCGTGGGCCGCATCGACCCCCTCAAGGCCCGCAAACTGGCCGAGCTGGCCGAGCGCTTCGGCCGTGGCGTGCTGCGCACCACCGCGTTTCAGAACATGGTGATCCCGCACGTGCGCACCGAGGATCTGGCCGAGCTGACCGCTGAGCTCGACACCATCGCCCTGGCCCCCAAAACCACGCTGCGCGGCACCACGATTGCCTGCACCGGCACCCAGTTCTGCCGTCTGGCGCTGACCGAGACCAAGGCGCGCACCGCCAATCTGGTGGACCACCTGGAGCCGAAGTTCCTGGAACTGGACGTGCCGTTCACCATCAACCTGACCGGCTGCAGCAACGCCTGCACCCGCTATCAGGTGGCGGACCTGGGCTTCATGGGCGCCAACAAAACCGACCCCGACGGCACCGTGCACGAGGTCTACAACGTTCACCTGGCCGGCAGCATTGGCCAGGCGCAGCGCACCGGCACCAAGCTCAAGGGTGCAGTGCACGCCGAGCGCCTCAACGAGTACACGGAAGCCGTACTGACGGATTTCAGCGCCAACAAGCTGCCTGAGGAGAGCTTTGTGGAATACGCCGACCGTGTGGGCCACGAGCGCTTCACGCCCGACGCCGTGCTGGGGCCCAAGGAACTGGTGAGCGTATGA
- the cysC gene encoding adenylyl-sulfate kinase: protein MTATLPRETVGTGRVVWFTGLSGAGKSTLASALYEELINRGEQVELLDGDAVRENLSKGLGFTKADRDTNVRRIAFVAGLLAKHGVTVLVSAISPYAETRREVLASLPNPTEVFVDAPLEVVTERDVKGLYLKALAGEIAHFTGVSDPYEAPENPDLHLHTDRISVHDGVKQLLDHLGVDA, encoded by the coding sequence ATGACCGCGACCCTGCCGCGTGAAACGGTAGGGACCGGCCGCGTCGTGTGGTTCACCGGCCTCTCCGGTGCCGGCAAAAGCACCCTGGCCAGTGCCCTGTACGAGGAGCTGATCAACCGCGGCGAGCAGGTCGAGCTGCTTGACGGCGACGCCGTACGCGAGAACCTCAGCAAGGGCCTGGGCTTTACCAAGGCTGACCGCGACACCAACGTGCGCCGCATCGCCTTCGTGGCTGGCCTGTTGGCCAAACACGGCGTCACAGTGCTGGTCAGCGCGATCAGCCCGTACGCCGAGACCCGCCGCGAGGTGCTGGCCAGTCTGCCCAACCCCACCGAAGTCTTCGTGGACGCCCCACTGGAAGTGGTGACCGAACGCGACGTCAAGGGCCTGTACCTGAAAGCCCTGGCTGGCGAGATCGCACACTTCACGGGGGTCAGCGATCCGTACGAAGCGCCCGAGAACCCGGATCTGCATCTGCATACCGACCGGATCAGCGTGCATGACGGCGTGAAGCAACTGCTGGATCATCTGGGGGTAGATGCATGA
- a CDS encoding phosphoadenylyl-sulfate reductase — protein MTAINDRPEIRTPEQGGAPLTTEPRAPRAESGVADRSAPAFGPETDALDVIRWALAVHPDLLMPSAFNLNGVVLLDLAVKAGYRGEVVFVDTGYHFPETLQTRDRLASRYPDLTFITLNAGAHPEDGQTPADLYASDPDACCATRKVAPLQGYLRQKAPSALLNARSRDQATTRADIPFVETGVRVKVNPLAHWTRERLEAYAQEHDLPVNPLYWDGFLSVGCWTCTRAVRPGEDARAGRWAGKGKTECGLWAGGNAL, from the coding sequence ATGACCGCTATCAACGATCGGCCCGAGATCCGTACGCCTGAGCAGGGTGGCGCGCCTCTGACCACCGAGCCCCGTGCGCCGCGCGCCGAGAGCGGTGTGGCTGACCGCAGTGCACCGGCCTTTGGCCCGGAAACCGATGCGCTGGACGTCATCCGCTGGGCGCTGGCAGTCCACCCGGATCTGCTGATGCCCAGCGCCTTCAACCTCAACGGAGTGGTGCTGCTGGACTTGGCCGTGAAGGCCGGGTACCGGGGTGAAGTGGTCTTTGTAGATACCGGCTACCATTTCCCCGAGACCCTTCAGACCCGTGACCGCCTCGCCTCGCGCTACCCGGACCTCACCTTCATCACCCTGAATGCCGGCGCACACCCCGAAGACGGCCAGACCCCGGCGGACCTGTACGCCAGCGACCCCGACGCCTGCTGCGCGACCCGTAAAGTGGCGCCGCTGCAGGGGTACCTGCGTCAGAAAGCGCCTTCGGCGCTGCTCAATGCGCGCAGCCGTGACCAGGCGACCACGCGCGCCGACATTCCCTTTGTCGAGACCGGTGTGCGCGTGAAGGTCAACCCGCTGGCCCACTGGACCCGTGAGCGCCTTGAAGCCTATGCCCAGGAACACGACCTGCCGGTCAACCCGCTGTACTGGGACGGCTTCCTGAGCGTGGGCTGCTGGACCTGTACGCGCGCCGTGCGCCCCGGAGAGGACGCCCGCGCGGGCCGCTGGGCTGGTAAGGGCAAGACTGAATGTGGCCTGTGGGCCGGCGGCAACGCCCTCTAA
- the sat gene encoding sulfate adenylyltransferase has translation MTILLPETAILPTPLGGTLVNALRRAGHDFDPAELRELPRLALSERSAADLEMLGTGAYSPLRGFVGEADYLSIIERMRLADGTPWSIPITLPVTREEAGALSGRVVLTHGGQDVGWIDIQEKFEVRRSLEAREVYRTEDPAHPGVAALLAQGEVNLAGPVALFEVPRGAFPRHHRTPAEVREVIEARGWRSTVAFQTRNPIHRAHEYLQKVALELVDGLLLHPLVGATKGDDVPADTRVKAYEVLLDNYYPQERTLLSVYPAAMRYAGPREAILHALSRRNYGVTHFIVGRDHAGVGSYYGTYDAQEIFSAYTPQELGVQILKFEHTFYCQSCGQLVSPRTCPHDSSHHLVLSGTKVREKLRAGETLPAEFTRPEVAEVLRAAYTAQG, from the coding sequence ATGACGATCCTGCTTCCAGAAACCGCAATCCTGCCCACGCCGCTTGGAGGCACCCTCGTAAACGCTCTGCGCCGCGCCGGCCATGACTTCGATCCGGCCGAACTGCGTGAGCTGCCCCGTCTGGCGTTGAGCGAACGCAGCGCCGCCGACCTGGAGATGCTGGGCACCGGCGCCTACTCGCCGCTGCGCGGCTTCGTGGGCGAGGCCGACTACCTCAGCATCATCGAGCGCATGCGGCTGGCTGACGGCACGCCCTGGAGCATTCCGATCACGCTGCCGGTCACGCGCGAGGAAGCGGGCGCCCTGAGTGGCCGCGTGGTGCTGACCCACGGCGGTCAGGATGTCGGCTGGATCGACATTCAGGAGAAGTTCGAGGTGCGCAGGAGCCTGGAGGCCCGCGAGGTCTACCGCACCGAGGACCCTGCGCACCCGGGCGTGGCTGCGCTGCTGGCCCAGGGTGAGGTCAACCTGGCCGGTCCGGTGGCGCTGTTTGAGGTCCCGCGCGGCGCGTTCCCCCGCCATCACCGCACGCCCGCCGAGGTCCGTGAAGTGATCGAGGCACGTGGCTGGCGCAGCACGGTGGCCTTCCAGACCCGCAACCCCATTCACCGCGCCCACGAGTACCTGCAGAAAGTGGCGCTGGAACTCGTGGACGGTCTGCTGCTGCATCCGCTGGTCGGCGCCACCAAGGGCGACGACGTGCCGGCCGATACCCGCGTCAAGGCCTACGAGGTGCTGCTCGACAACTATTATCCCCAGGAGCGCACCCTGCTCAGCGTGTACCCGGCCGCCATGCGCTACGCCGGCCCGCGTGAAGCGATCCTGCACGCGCTCTCCAGGCGCAACTACGGCGTGACGCACTTCATCGTGGGGCGCGATCACGCGGGAGTGGGCAGCTACTACGGGACCTACGACGCGCAGGAGATTTTCAGCGCCTACACGCCGCAGGAACTTGGAGTTCAGATCCTGAAATTCGAGCACACCTTCTATTGCCAGTCGTGCGGGCAACTGGTCAGCCCGCGCACGTGCCCCCACGACTCCAGCCATCATCTGGTGCTGAGCGGCACGAAGGTCCGCGAGAAGCTGCGTGCGGGCGAAACCCTGCCGGCTGAATTTACCCGGCCCGAGGTGGCCGAGGTGCTGCGCGCAGCCTACACGGCCCAGGGATAA
- a CDS encoding ABC transporter permease, whose protein sequence is MTTLSPELNRPGTRGLSRWRVLSWQLSGLALILAIWWLVTDVLKLYPPYVFPGPKAVWTEISYGLWGTGPQDGKLLAAIAGSLRRVLTGYLVAVVLGGLMGLLMGAWLPLRATVGAYLTGLQSIPSIAFVPFAILFFGLNERAVLFVVILEGFIPVALAVSGALLNVPPALRIAGRTLGASGPALTLRVLLPASVPNLLTGLRTAWSFAWRALVGGELLIAGAKSLGEQLEVGRNTANVALVLSTIIIIGIIGGLFDSLLRAVEARVRRDYGLEVPQ, encoded by the coding sequence GTGACGACCCTGAGCCCTGAGCTGAACCGTCCCGGGACGCGCGGCCTCTCCCGCTGGCGGGTGCTGAGCTGGCAGCTGTCTGGTCTGGCACTGATTCTGGCCATCTGGTGGCTGGTCACGGACGTACTGAAGCTGTACCCCCCTTACGTGTTTCCCGGGCCAAAAGCGGTCTGGACCGAGATCAGTTACGGCCTGTGGGGAACCGGTCCGCAGGACGGAAAACTGCTGGCCGCAATCGCCGGCAGTTTGCGGCGCGTGCTTACCGGCTATCTGGTGGCGGTGGTGCTGGGCGGCCTGATGGGCCTGCTGATGGGTGCGTGGCTGCCGCTGCGGGCCACGGTCGGTGCCTACCTGACCGGTCTGCAGAGCATCCCCAGCATCGCCTTCGTGCCGTTCGCCATCCTGTTTTTCGGGCTCAACGAGCGCGCGGTGCTGTTCGTGGTGATTCTTGAGGGCTTTATTCCGGTGGCACTGGCCGTGTCCGGCGCGCTGCTCAACGTGCCGCCTGCCCTGCGTATCGCCGGGCGGACCCTGGGGGCCAGCGGCCCGGCGCTCACCTTGCGCGTGCTGCTGCCGGCCTCTGTCCCCAACCTGCTGACCGGCCTGCGTACCGCCTGGAGCTTCGCGTGGCGCGCGCTGGTCGGGGGGGAACTGCTGATCGCCGGGGCCAAGAGCCTGGGCGAACAGCTGGAGGTCGGACGCAATACCGCCAACGTGGCCCTGGTGCTCTCCACCATCATCATCATCGGCATCATTGGTGGGCTGTTTGATTCGCTGCTGCGCGCTGTGGAGGCCCGCGTCAGACGTGACTACGGCCTGGAGGTGCCACAATGA
- a CDS encoding ABC transporter ATP-binding protein, whose product MTATMETPRTDRQAAAQHRTQGDSLTLDNVTFRYGRGQAGLGPIDLHVEPGEFLCVVGPSGSGKSTLLSLLAGFLRPQRGQIRLADAPLTGPHPRLTLVQQEAALFPWLTVAGNVGFGLRRVPRPERETRVLDALRQVGLQGYEKRRVHELSGGQRQRVSLARALAVRPGLLLLDEPFSALDVQTRTGLADELLGIWWAHKLTVVFVTHHLDEALHLGRRVIALRNGEIALDAPAKSLSVQQLREALEDGQSSFSP is encoded by the coding sequence ATGACGGCCACGATGGAAACGCCGCGCACAGACCGTCAGGCGGCCGCACAGCACCGGACCCAGGGTGACAGCCTGACCCTCGACAACGTGACCTTCCGGTACGGGCGCGGGCAGGCCGGTCTGGGCCCTATCGACCTGCACGTCGAGCCCGGCGAGTTCCTGTGTGTGGTCGGGCCCTCGGGCAGCGGGAAAAGTACGCTGCTGAGCCTGCTGGCCGGCTTTCTGCGCCCGCAGCGTGGGCAGATCCGCCTCGCCGATGCTCCGCTGACCGGTCCCCACCCCCGGCTCACCCTGGTCCAGCAGGAAGCCGCACTGTTTCCCTGGCTGACCGTGGCGGGCAATGTGGGTTTCGGACTGCGCAGAGTGCCGCGCCCGGAACGGGAAACGCGGGTGCTTGACGCGTTGCGGCAGGTGGGCTTGCAGGGCTACGAAAAGCGCCGGGTCCACGAGCTCAGTGGTGGCCAGCGCCAGAGGGTGAGCCTGGCCCGCGCGCTGGCTGTCCGGCCGGGGCTGCTGCTGCTGGACGAGCCGTTCAGTGCCCTGGATGTACAGACCCGCACCGGACTGGCCGACGAACTGCTGGGCATCTGGTGGGCCCACAAACTGACGGTGGTGTTCGTGACCCATCACCTGGACGAGGCACTGCACCTGGGCCGGCGCGTCATCGCCCTGCGCAATGGCGAGATCGCCCTGGACGCGCCGGCGAAGTCGCTGAGCGTGCAGCAGCTGCGCGAGGCGCTTGAGGACGGGCAGTCCAGCTTCAGCCCCTGA
- a CDS encoding MATE family efflux transporter has protein sequence MTAAPTSSPLSESIQSPAREISSIAVPVSLEMVIQLVLTFVNQVIVGTLGAVAVAAVGLTGSLSFLFFITLGALGSGTSILVARRAGANDPAGVNHTLTLALVFSAVVAGVLTVPIVLGAGGLLRLAGGAAEVTATATPYMQVGMLSFVPGILGWILSGALRSLGHARTPLIATTIAVLVEVVAAYGLVFGVGPLPELGVVGAAWALVISNVLKVTLLAYQVYGPRRLARLTLPRPGTRRGIIGPLVSVSAPLAFTEFAWSLGGFLYAAVFARVGTQALAASQIVGTLEGIFIVGSFGLMSAATVLIGRSLGAGDAQGARTWLRRITRAGLVTGVGFGVLFGLSALVVPGLFPKVGAEVHHIALVGILLGAVIQVVKVRNMIVGGGVLPSAGDGKGVIIGDVVGAFIVGLPLAIWLGLYTPLGVWGVFLARALEELAKVCVFEWRRRRINWEKLALEQRGRDPAPAH, from the coding sequence ATGACTGCCGCGCCCACCTCATCCCCCCTTTCTGAATCGATCCAGTCCCCGGCGCGTGAAATCAGCTCCATTGCCGTGCCAGTCAGTCTGGAAATGGTCATTCAACTGGTGCTGACCTTCGTCAATCAGGTCATCGTCGGCACGCTGGGCGCTGTGGCGGTCGCCGCCGTCGGACTGACCGGCAGCCTCAGCTTCCTGTTTTTCATCACGCTGGGCGCCCTGGGCAGTGGAACCAGCATCCTGGTGGCGCGGCGCGCCGGAGCCAACGATCCTGCCGGAGTCAACCACACCCTGACCCTGGCCCTGGTGTTCAGCGCCGTGGTGGCCGGGGTGCTGACCGTACCGATCGTGCTGGGAGCGGGGGGCCTGCTGCGGCTTGCCGGCGGGGCTGCAGAGGTTACCGCGACGGCCACGCCCTATATGCAGGTGGGCATGCTGTCGTTCGTGCCAGGCATTCTGGGCTGGATTCTCAGCGGAGCGCTGCGTTCGCTGGGCCACGCCCGAACGCCGCTGATCGCCACAACCATTGCTGTGCTGGTCGAGGTCGTGGCGGCCTACGGGCTGGTGTTCGGGGTGGGCCCGCTGCCTGAACTGGGCGTCGTCGGGGCCGCCTGGGCGCTGGTGATCAGCAATGTCCTGAAGGTGACCTTGCTGGCCTATCAGGTGTATGGCCCGCGGCGGCTGGCCCGCCTGACGCTGCCCAGGCCGGGGACCCGGCGCGGCATCATCGGTCCACTGGTCAGCGTCTCGGCGCCTCTGGCCTTTACCGAGTTCGCCTGGAGCCTGGGAGGCTTTCTCTACGCGGCTGTTTTTGCGCGGGTGGGTACCCAGGCGCTGGCAGCCAGTCAGATCGTGGGCACACTGGAAGGCATCTTTATCGTCGGTTCCTTCGGCCTGATGAGCGCCGCCACCGTGCTGATCGGACGCAGCCTGGGTGCTGGGGACGCCCAGGGAGCCCGGACCTGGCTGAGGCGGATTACCCGTGCCGGGCTGGTGACCGGGGTGGGCTTCGGGGTGCTGTTCGGCCTGAGTGCGCTGGTGGTGCCGGGCCTGTTTCCCAAGGTCGGCGCCGAGGTGCACCACATTGCCCTGGTGGGCATCCTGCTGGGCGCGGTTATTCAGGTGGTTAAGGTGCGCAACATGATCGTGGGTGGCGGGGTGCTGCCCAGCGCAGGCGACGGCAAGGGCGTCATCATCGGCGATGTCGTGGGTGCATTTATCGTTGGTCTGCCGCTGGCGATCTGGCTCGGGCTGTACACGCCGCTGGGGGTATGGGGAGTGTTCCTGGCACGTGCCCTGGAGGAGCTGGCCAAGGTCTGCGTGTTCGAGTGGCGCCGCCGCCGCATCAACTGGGAAAAGCTTGCGCTGGAGCAGCGGGGCCGGGATCCTGCGCCCGCTCACTGA